From Apteryx mantelli isolate bAptMan1 chromosome 30, bAptMan1.hap1, whole genome shotgun sequence, the proteins below share one genomic window:
- the LOC106486391 gene encoding transducin-like enhancer protein 1 isoform X3 has translation MFPQNRPPAHLQAPSAASGATVAASAIPATPQSLKLTYPETLDRIKEEFQFLQNQYHSLKLECEKLATEKTEIQRHYVMYYEMSYGLNIEMHKQTEIAKRLNVICAQLIPFLSQEHQQQVVQAVERAKQHQLQTQHLSHHAPPIPLTPHPSGLQPPGLAGLGSASGLLALSGALGAQAQLLAKDDRGGHDAEHRERDPGPSSLALPNGERARAISEYLSSSSKKRKVEDKDFVTDYGSDADKSEDNLVVDEDPSSPHSVHSYSSRENGLEKVPLGRKEAVPLSPTSMASSSSASPSRSRDAPAVEKAGTPSLKPSTPTSQDAPPGASSGTPQFRPAAAKALDPLALGLRTPLGVQSPYSAAFGMAHPAINGDVAGSSAYASLHLVSPQLNGAAAAVGAAGSYGRSPLVGYDPHPHMRVPGLAAGMQVGTSGKPAYSFHVSADGQMQPVPFPPDALIGSGIPRHARQLHTLTHGEVVCAVTISNSTRHVYTGGKGCVKVWDVGQPGTKTAVAQLDCLNRDNYIRSCKLLPDGRSLIVGGEASTLSIWDLAAPTPRIKAELTSSAPACYALAISPDAKVCFSCCSDGNIVVWDLQNQTLVRQFQGHTDGASCIDISNDGTKLWTGGLDNTVRCWDLREGRQLQQHDFSSQIFSLGYCPTGEWLAVGMESSNVEILHVTKPDKYQLHLHESCVLSLKFASCGKWFVSTGKDNLLNAWRTPYGASIFQSKESSSVLSCDVSTDDQFIVTGSGDKKATVYEVIY, from the exons ATGTTCCCTCAAAACCGGCCCCCG GCCCATCTCCAGGCACCCTCCGCTGCTTCAGGAGCCACAGTGGCTGCCAGTGCCATCCCCGCCACCCCGCAGTCCCTGAAGCTGACTTACCCGGAGACCTTGGACCGGATCAAGGAGGAATTCCAGTTCCTGCAAAACCAATACCACAG CTTGAAGTTAGAATGTGAAAAGCTggcaacagaaaaaacagaaatccaGCGTCATTATGTCATG TACTACGAGATGTCCTACGGCCTGAACATCGAGATGCACAAGCAG ACGGAGATCGCCAAGCGGCTCAATGTGATCTGTGCCCAGCTCATCCCGTTCCTGTCTCAGGAG caccagcagcaggtgGTCCAGGCCGTGGAGCGGGCGAAGCAG caccaGCTCCAAACGCAGCACCTCTCGCACCACGCTCCCCCCATCCCGCTGACCCCCCACCCCtcggggctgcagccccccggcCTGGCTGGCCTCGGCAGCGCCTCGGGGCTGCTGGCGCTCTCGGGAGCGCTGGGGGCCCAGGCCCAGCTCCTGGCCAAGGACGACCGGGGCGGCCACGACGCTGAGCACAGAG AGCGGGACCCCGGCCCC AGCTCCCTGGCGCTGCCCaacggggagcgggcgcgggccaTCTCCGAGtacctgagcagcagcagcaagaagaggaaggtggaggACAAGGACTTCGTCACGGACTAC GGCAGCGACGCAGACAAAAGCGAGGACAACTTGGTGGTGGATGAG GACCCCTCGTCCCCACACAGTGTCCACTCCTACTCGTCCCGGGAGAACGGTCTGGAGAAGGTCCcgctggggaggaaggaggccgTACCGCTGAGCCCCACCTCCATGGCCTCCTCCAGCAGTGCGTCCCCCTCCCGCAGCAGGGATGCGCCTGCG GTGGAGAAGGCAGGCACCCCCAGCCTGAAGCCCAGCACACCCACGTCGCAGGACGCGCCCCCGGgtgccagcagcggcaccccgcAGTTTCGTCCCGCTGCTGCCAAGGCCCTGGACCCCTTAG CCCTAGGCCTGCGGACCCCGCTGGGCGTGCAGAGCCCCTACTCGGCCGCCTTTGGCATGGCTCATCCCGCCATCAATGGGGACGTGGCCGGGAGCAGCGCCTACGCCAGCCTCCACCTCGTGTCCCCCCAGCTCaacggggccgcggccgccgtcgGCGCCGCCGGGAGCTACGGACGGTCCCCGCTG GTTGGCTACGACCCCCACCCGCACATGCGCGTCCCAGGACTGGCGGCTGGCATGCAAGTGGGGACGTCGGGGAAGCC CGCCTACTCCTTCCACGTCAGCGCCGACGGGCAGATGCAGCCGGTGCCTTTCCCGCCCGACGCCCTCATCGGCTCCGGCATCCCCCGCCACGCGCGGCAGCTCCACACCCTGACCCATGGCGAGGTGGTCTGCGCCGTCACCATCAGCAACTCCACGCGGCACGTCTACACAGGGGGCAAGGGCTGCGTGAAGGTGTGGGACGTGGGGCAGCCAGGCACCAAGACGGCCGTGGCGCAGCTGGACTGCTTG AACCGGGACAACTACATCCGCTCCTGCAAGCTGCTCCCTGATGGCCGCAGCCTCATCGTGGGGGGGGAGGCCAGCACCCTGTCCATCTGGGACCTGGCCGCCCCCACGCCCCGCATCAAGGCCGAGCTCACCTCCTCCGCGCCTGCCTGCTATGCCCTAGCCATCAGCCCCGACGCCAAGgtctgcttctcctgctgcagcGACGGCAACATCGTGGTGTGGGACCTGCAGAACCAGACCTTGGTCAG GCAGTTTCAAGGCCACACGGATGGCGCGAGCTGCATTGATATTTCCAATGATGGCACCAAGCTGTGGACAGGGGGGCTGGACAACACGGTGCGGTGCTGGGACCTGCGGGAAGGCCGTCAGCTGCAGCAGCACGACTTCAGCTCGCAG ATCTTCTCCCTGGGGTACTGCCCCACGGGCGAGTGGCTCGCCGTCGGCATGGAGAGCAGCAATGTGGAGATCCTGCATGTGACCAAACCTGACAAGTACCAGCTGCACCTCCACGAGAGCTGCGTCCTGTCCCTCAAGTTCGCCTCCTGCG GGAAGTGGTTTGTGAGCACGGGGAAGGATAACCTGCTGAACGCCTGGCGCACGCCCTACGGTGCCAGCATATTCCAG TCCAAGGAGTCCTCCTCCGTCCTCAGCTGCGACGTTTCCACGGACGATCAGTTCATCGTCACTGGCTCAGGGGACAAGAAGGCTACGGTTTATGAGGTCATTTACTGA
- the LOC106486391 gene encoding transducin-like enhancer protein 1 isoform X2 — protein sequence MFPQNRPPAHLQAPSAASGATVAASAIPATPQSLKLTYPETLDRIKEEFQFLQNQYHSLKLECEKLATEKTEIQRHYVMYYEMSYGLNIEMHKQTEIAKRLNVICAQLIPFLSQEHQQQVVQAVERAKQVTMTDLNAAIGHQLQTQHLSHHAPPIPLTPHPSGLQPPGLAGLGSASGLLALSGALGAQAQLLAKDDRGGHDAEHRERDPGPSSLALPNGERARAISEYLSSSSKKRKVEDKDFVTDYGSDADKSEDNLVVDEDPSSPHSVHSYSSRENGLEKVPLGRKEAVPLSPTSMASSSSASPSRSRDAPAVEKAGTPSLKPSTPTSQDAPPGASSGTPQFRPAAAKALDPLALGLRTPLGVQSPYSAAFGMAHPAINGDVAGSSAYASLHLVSPQLNGAAAAVGAAGSYGRSPLVGYDPHPHMRVPGLAAGMQVGTSGKPADGQMQPVPFPPDALIGSGIPRHARQLHTLTHGEVVCAVTISNSTRHVYTGGKGCVKVWDVGQPGTKTAVAQLDCLNRDNYIRSCKLLPDGRSLIVGGEASTLSIWDLAAPTPRIKAELTSSAPACYALAISPDAKVCFSCCSDGNIVVWDLQNQTLVRQFQGHTDGASCIDISNDGTKLWTGGLDNTVRCWDLREGRQLQQHDFSSQIFSLGYCPTGEWLAVGMESSNVEILHVTKPDKYQLHLHESCVLSLKFASCGKWFVSTGKDNLLNAWRTPYGASIFQSKESSSVLSCDVSTDDQFIVTGSGDKKATVYEVIY from the exons ATGTTCCCTCAAAACCGGCCCCCG GCCCATCTCCAGGCACCCTCCGCTGCTTCAGGAGCCACAGTGGCTGCCAGTGCCATCCCCGCCACCCCGCAGTCCCTGAAGCTGACTTACCCGGAGACCTTGGACCGGATCAAGGAGGAATTCCAGTTCCTGCAAAACCAATACCACAG CTTGAAGTTAGAATGTGAAAAGCTggcaacagaaaaaacagaaatccaGCGTCATTATGTCATG TACTACGAGATGTCCTACGGCCTGAACATCGAGATGCACAAGCAG ACGGAGATCGCCAAGCGGCTCAATGTGATCTGTGCCCAGCTCATCCCGTTCCTGTCTCAGGAG caccagcagcaggtgGTCCAGGCCGTGGAGCGGGCGAAGCAGGTGACTATGACCGACCTGAATGCGGCGATTGGG caccaGCTCCAAACGCAGCACCTCTCGCACCACGCTCCCCCCATCCCGCTGACCCCCCACCCCtcggggctgcagccccccggcCTGGCTGGCCTCGGCAGCGCCTCGGGGCTGCTGGCGCTCTCGGGAGCGCTGGGGGCCCAGGCCCAGCTCCTGGCCAAGGACGACCGGGGCGGCCACGACGCTGAGCACAGAG AGCGGGACCCCGGCCCC AGCTCCCTGGCGCTGCCCaacggggagcgggcgcgggccaTCTCCGAGtacctgagcagcagcagcaagaagaggaaggtggaggACAAGGACTTCGTCACGGACTAC GGCAGCGACGCAGACAAAAGCGAGGACAACTTGGTGGTGGATGAG GACCCCTCGTCCCCACACAGTGTCCACTCCTACTCGTCCCGGGAGAACGGTCTGGAGAAGGTCCcgctggggaggaaggaggccgTACCGCTGAGCCCCACCTCCATGGCCTCCTCCAGCAGTGCGTCCCCCTCCCGCAGCAGGGATGCGCCTGCG GTGGAGAAGGCAGGCACCCCCAGCCTGAAGCCCAGCACACCCACGTCGCAGGACGCGCCCCCGGgtgccagcagcggcaccccgcAGTTTCGTCCCGCTGCTGCCAAGGCCCTGGACCCCTTAG CCCTAGGCCTGCGGACCCCGCTGGGCGTGCAGAGCCCCTACTCGGCCGCCTTTGGCATGGCTCATCCCGCCATCAATGGGGACGTGGCCGGGAGCAGCGCCTACGCCAGCCTCCACCTCGTGTCCCCCCAGCTCaacggggccgcggccgccgtcgGCGCCGCCGGGAGCTACGGACGGTCCCCGCTG GTTGGCTACGACCCCCACCCGCACATGCGCGTCCCAGGACTGGCGGCTGGCATGCAAGTGGGGACGTCGGGGAAGCC CGCCGACGGGCAGATGCAGCCGGTGCCTTTCCCGCCCGACGCCCTCATCGGCTCCGGCATCCCCCGCCACGCGCGGCAGCTCCACACCCTGACCCATGGCGAGGTGGTCTGCGCCGTCACCATCAGCAACTCCACGCGGCACGTCTACACAGGGGGCAAGGGCTGCGTGAAGGTGTGGGACGTGGGGCAGCCAGGCACCAAGACGGCCGTGGCGCAGCTGGACTGCTTG AACCGGGACAACTACATCCGCTCCTGCAAGCTGCTCCCTGATGGCCGCAGCCTCATCGTGGGGGGGGAGGCCAGCACCCTGTCCATCTGGGACCTGGCCGCCCCCACGCCCCGCATCAAGGCCGAGCTCACCTCCTCCGCGCCTGCCTGCTATGCCCTAGCCATCAGCCCCGACGCCAAGgtctgcttctcctgctgcagcGACGGCAACATCGTGGTGTGGGACCTGCAGAACCAGACCTTGGTCAG GCAGTTTCAAGGCCACACGGATGGCGCGAGCTGCATTGATATTTCCAATGATGGCACCAAGCTGTGGACAGGGGGGCTGGACAACACGGTGCGGTGCTGGGACCTGCGGGAAGGCCGTCAGCTGCAGCAGCACGACTTCAGCTCGCAG ATCTTCTCCCTGGGGTACTGCCCCACGGGCGAGTGGCTCGCCGTCGGCATGGAGAGCAGCAATGTGGAGATCCTGCATGTGACCAAACCTGACAAGTACCAGCTGCACCTCCACGAGAGCTGCGTCCTGTCCCTCAAGTTCGCCTCCTGCG GGAAGTGGTTTGTGAGCACGGGGAAGGATAACCTGCTGAACGCCTGGCGCACGCCCTACGGTGCCAGCATATTCCAG TCCAAGGAGTCCTCCTCCGTCCTCAGCTGCGACGTTTCCACGGACGATCAGTTCATCGTCACTGGCTCAGGGGACAAGAAGGCTACGGTTTATGAGGTCATTTACTGA
- the LOC106486391 gene encoding transducin-like enhancer protein 1 isoform X1, which translates to MFPQNRPPAHLQAPSAASGATVAASAIPATPQSLKLTYPETLDRIKEEFQFLQNQYHSLKLECEKLATEKTEIQRHYVMYYEMSYGLNIEMHKQTEIAKRLNVICAQLIPFLSQEHQQQVVQAVERAKQVTMTDLNAAIGHQLQTQHLSHHAPPIPLTPHPSGLQPPGLAGLGSASGLLALSGALGAQAQLLAKDDRGGHDAEHRERDPGPSSLALPNGERARAISEYLSSSSKKRKVEDKDFVTDYGSDADKSEDNLVVDEDPSSPHSVHSYSSRENGLEKVPLGRKEAVPLSPTSMASSSSASPSRSRDAPAVEKAGTPSLKPSTPTSQDAPPGASSGTPQFRPAAAKALDPLALGLRTPLGVQSPYSAAFGMAHPAINGDVAGSSAYASLHLVSPQLNGAAAAVGAAGSYGRSPLVGYDPHPHMRVPGLAAGMQVGTSGKPAYSFHVSADGQMQPVPFPPDALIGSGIPRHARQLHTLTHGEVVCAVTISNSTRHVYTGGKGCVKVWDVGQPGTKTAVAQLDCLNRDNYIRSCKLLPDGRSLIVGGEASTLSIWDLAAPTPRIKAELTSSAPACYALAISPDAKVCFSCCSDGNIVVWDLQNQTLVRQFQGHTDGASCIDISNDGTKLWTGGLDNTVRCWDLREGRQLQQHDFSSQIFSLGYCPTGEWLAVGMESSNVEILHVTKPDKYQLHLHESCVLSLKFASCGKWFVSTGKDNLLNAWRTPYGASIFQSKESSSVLSCDVSTDDQFIVTGSGDKKATVYEVIY; encoded by the exons ATGTTCCCTCAAAACCGGCCCCCG GCCCATCTCCAGGCACCCTCCGCTGCTTCAGGAGCCACAGTGGCTGCCAGTGCCATCCCCGCCACCCCGCAGTCCCTGAAGCTGACTTACCCGGAGACCTTGGACCGGATCAAGGAGGAATTCCAGTTCCTGCAAAACCAATACCACAG CTTGAAGTTAGAATGTGAAAAGCTggcaacagaaaaaacagaaatccaGCGTCATTATGTCATG TACTACGAGATGTCCTACGGCCTGAACATCGAGATGCACAAGCAG ACGGAGATCGCCAAGCGGCTCAATGTGATCTGTGCCCAGCTCATCCCGTTCCTGTCTCAGGAG caccagcagcaggtgGTCCAGGCCGTGGAGCGGGCGAAGCAGGTGACTATGACCGACCTGAATGCGGCGATTGGG caccaGCTCCAAACGCAGCACCTCTCGCACCACGCTCCCCCCATCCCGCTGACCCCCCACCCCtcggggctgcagccccccggcCTGGCTGGCCTCGGCAGCGCCTCGGGGCTGCTGGCGCTCTCGGGAGCGCTGGGGGCCCAGGCCCAGCTCCTGGCCAAGGACGACCGGGGCGGCCACGACGCTGAGCACAGAG AGCGGGACCCCGGCCCC AGCTCCCTGGCGCTGCCCaacggggagcgggcgcgggccaTCTCCGAGtacctgagcagcagcagcaagaagaggaaggtggaggACAAGGACTTCGTCACGGACTAC GGCAGCGACGCAGACAAAAGCGAGGACAACTTGGTGGTGGATGAG GACCCCTCGTCCCCACACAGTGTCCACTCCTACTCGTCCCGGGAGAACGGTCTGGAGAAGGTCCcgctggggaggaaggaggccgTACCGCTGAGCCCCACCTCCATGGCCTCCTCCAGCAGTGCGTCCCCCTCCCGCAGCAGGGATGCGCCTGCG GTGGAGAAGGCAGGCACCCCCAGCCTGAAGCCCAGCACACCCACGTCGCAGGACGCGCCCCCGGgtgccagcagcggcaccccgcAGTTTCGTCCCGCTGCTGCCAAGGCCCTGGACCCCTTAG CCCTAGGCCTGCGGACCCCGCTGGGCGTGCAGAGCCCCTACTCGGCCGCCTTTGGCATGGCTCATCCCGCCATCAATGGGGACGTGGCCGGGAGCAGCGCCTACGCCAGCCTCCACCTCGTGTCCCCCCAGCTCaacggggccgcggccgccgtcgGCGCCGCCGGGAGCTACGGACGGTCCCCGCTG GTTGGCTACGACCCCCACCCGCACATGCGCGTCCCAGGACTGGCGGCTGGCATGCAAGTGGGGACGTCGGGGAAGCC CGCCTACTCCTTCCACGTCAGCGCCGACGGGCAGATGCAGCCGGTGCCTTTCCCGCCCGACGCCCTCATCGGCTCCGGCATCCCCCGCCACGCGCGGCAGCTCCACACCCTGACCCATGGCGAGGTGGTCTGCGCCGTCACCATCAGCAACTCCACGCGGCACGTCTACACAGGGGGCAAGGGCTGCGTGAAGGTGTGGGACGTGGGGCAGCCAGGCACCAAGACGGCCGTGGCGCAGCTGGACTGCTTG AACCGGGACAACTACATCCGCTCCTGCAAGCTGCTCCCTGATGGCCGCAGCCTCATCGTGGGGGGGGAGGCCAGCACCCTGTCCATCTGGGACCTGGCCGCCCCCACGCCCCGCATCAAGGCCGAGCTCACCTCCTCCGCGCCTGCCTGCTATGCCCTAGCCATCAGCCCCGACGCCAAGgtctgcttctcctgctgcagcGACGGCAACATCGTGGTGTGGGACCTGCAGAACCAGACCTTGGTCAG GCAGTTTCAAGGCCACACGGATGGCGCGAGCTGCATTGATATTTCCAATGATGGCACCAAGCTGTGGACAGGGGGGCTGGACAACACGGTGCGGTGCTGGGACCTGCGGGAAGGCCGTCAGCTGCAGCAGCACGACTTCAGCTCGCAG ATCTTCTCCCTGGGGTACTGCCCCACGGGCGAGTGGCTCGCCGTCGGCATGGAGAGCAGCAATGTGGAGATCCTGCATGTGACCAAACCTGACAAGTACCAGCTGCACCTCCACGAGAGCTGCGTCCTGTCCCTCAAGTTCGCCTCCTGCG GGAAGTGGTTTGTGAGCACGGGGAAGGATAACCTGCTGAACGCCTGGCGCACGCCCTACGGTGCCAGCATATTCCAG TCCAAGGAGTCCTCCTCCGTCCTCAGCTGCGACGTTTCCACGGACGATCAGTTCATCGTCACTGGCTCAGGGGACAAGAAGGCTACGGTTTATGAGGTCATTTACTGA